One genomic segment of Hymenobacter psoromatis includes these proteins:
- a CDS encoding T9SS type A sorting domain-containing protein, whose translation MMIAGTNTITLSSQTSYLDIDYVDITATTGVATAARASADAQKALSAYPNPTNGQALNVSLELANAQETTFDLVNTLGQRVSTTTRSLRAGSNQLQLPTAGVAGGLYQLVVRSGDQPTLVQRVVVN comes from the coding sequence ATGATGATAGCTGGTACTAACACAATTACCCTCTCCAGTCAGACCAGCTACCTCGATATAGACTACGTGGACATCACGGCGACTACCGGCGTAGCCACCGCTGCCCGCGCCAGCGCCGATGCCCAGAAGGCCCTCTCGGCCTACCCCAACCCGACCAACGGTCAGGCCCTGAATGTGAGCTTGGAGCTAGCTAATGCTCAGGAGACCACCTTCGACCTGGTGAATACCTTGGGCCAGCGCGTGAGCACCACTACCCGCAGCCTGCGCGCCGGTTCCAACCAACTGCAACTGCCCACCGCGGGCGTAGCCGGCGGCCTCTACCAACTGGTAGTGCGTAGCGGCGACCAGCCTACCCTGGTGCAGCGCGTAGTAGTAAACTAA
- a CDS encoding glycoside hydrolase family 26 protein encodes MKNYPGWAALLLAAPLALAGCGTARTGQPAAGRRFPYPVQVVDKQATFQTKALFYNLRRLQGQGILFGQQDATQYGIGWHDEPDRSDVKSVCGSNPEVYGWDVAEVVNATLRGRNAATDTTLRRHRQLVLDAYQRGGLNTYCWHMDNFVTGKNFYDTTAVVSAILPGGSHHAAYLKALDIAADYFKGLQTPDGTAVPIIFRPFHEHTGSWFWWGRRHCTTAEFTQLWQFTIKYLRDTKQVHNLLFAYSPDRVPDMAAYFERYPGDGYVDVLGFDDYGDFNTVKTPNKGVTTLAAIVGEADKRHKIPALTEAGLEKLTVPDWFDTNLLGQLKADPQARRIAYLMVWRNAHTGHFYAPYPGHASVPGFLSFYQDPLTIFESDKPQLYQVQ; translated from the coding sequence ATGAAAAATTATCCTGGCTGGGCAGCGCTGCTACTGGCCGCGCCGCTGGCGCTGGCCGGCTGCGGCACCGCCCGCACGGGCCAGCCGGCCGCCGGCCGTCGCTTTCCCTACCCCGTGCAAGTAGTTGACAAGCAAGCTACTTTTCAAACCAAGGCACTGTTTTACAACCTGCGCCGCTTGCAGGGCCAGGGCATCCTGTTCGGGCAGCAGGATGCTACCCAGTACGGCATCGGCTGGCACGACGAGCCCGACCGCAGCGACGTAAAAAGCGTGTGCGGCTCGAACCCGGAGGTGTACGGCTGGGACGTGGCCGAAGTGGTGAACGCCACCCTGCGCGGCCGCAACGCCGCCACCGACACCACCCTGCGCCGCCACCGCCAACTGGTGCTCGATGCCTACCAGCGCGGCGGCCTCAATACCTATTGCTGGCACATGGACAACTTCGTGACCGGCAAGAACTTCTACGACACCACGGCCGTGGTATCGGCCATCTTGCCGGGAGGTAGCCACCACGCGGCCTACCTGAAGGCGCTTGATATCGCGGCCGACTATTTCAAAGGTCTGCAAACGCCCGATGGCACGGCGGTGCCCATCATCTTCCGGCCGTTTCATGAGCACACGGGCTCTTGGTTCTGGTGGGGCCGGCGGCACTGCACCACGGCCGAGTTTACGCAGCTCTGGCAATTCACCATCAAGTACTTGCGCGATACCAAACAGGTGCATAACCTGCTCTTTGCCTACTCGCCCGACCGCGTGCCCGACATGGCCGCCTACTTCGAGCGCTACCCCGGCGATGGCTACGTGGACGTGCTGGGCTTCGATGACTACGGCGACTTCAACACCGTGAAGACCCCCAACAAGGGCGTGACGACGCTGGCGGCCATTGTGGGCGAGGCCGATAAGCGCCATAAAATTCCGGCGCTCACCGAGGCCGGCCTGGAGAAGCTGACCGTACCCGACTGGTTCGATACCAACCTGCTAGGTCAGCTTAAAGCCGACCCGCAGGCCCGCCGCATTGCCTACCTCATGGTGTGGCGCAATGCCCACACCGGTCACTTCTACGCCCCCTACCCCGGCCATGCCAGCGTGCCCGGCTTCCTAAGCTTCTACCAAGACCCACTGACAATTTTTGAGAGCGATAAGCCGCAGCTCTACCAGGTTCAGTAG
- a CDS encoding glycoside hydrolase family 43 protein: MKTKPLFLALSLLAGPGAVVAQSARPAPTPATSGNPIFPGWYADPEAAIFGSQYWIYPTLSAVVGDTYPASEPVGVRKAYAQQVYLDAFSSPDLVHWTKHQHVLDTANVKWARRAVWAPAIVAKGGKYYLFFGANDIQNNQQRGGIGVAVADNPAGPFKDYLGHPLVGKFENGAQPIDQFVFKDKDGKYYLVYGGWRHCNIARLKDDFTGFVPAVNGTVFKSITPQGYVEGPMMFRRQGKYYFMWSEGDWMGADYSVAYAVGDSPFGPFRRVGKVLQQDLRVGTGAGHHSVLNVPGTDRWYIVYHRHPLGDKEGNHREVCLDEMHFAKNGDILPVKMTNKGVRAELLSKLTTNP, from the coding sequence ATGAAAACAAAGCCGCTTTTCCTCGCGCTGTCCCTGCTGGCCGGTCCCGGCGCGGTCGTGGCGCAGAGTGCCAGGCCGGCCCCTACCCCCGCTACTTCGGGCAACCCTATTTTCCCCGGCTGGTACGCCGACCCGGAAGCCGCCATTTTTGGGTCGCAATACTGGATTTATCCCACCTTGTCGGCGGTAGTGGGCGACACCTACCCGGCCAGCGAGCCAGTGGGCGTGCGCAAAGCCTACGCCCAGCAGGTGTACCTGGATGCCTTTTCCTCGCCCGACCTCGTGCACTGGACCAAGCACCAGCACGTGCTTGACACGGCCAACGTGAAGTGGGCGCGCCGGGCCGTGTGGGCCCCGGCCATCGTGGCCAAAGGCGGCAAATACTACCTGTTTTTTGGGGCTAATGATATCCAGAATAATCAGCAGCGCGGCGGCATCGGGGTAGCGGTAGCCGATAACCCGGCTGGGCCATTTAAAGACTACCTGGGCCACCCGCTGGTGGGCAAGTTTGAGAACGGCGCACAGCCCATCGACCAATTCGTATTTAAGGATAAAGACGGCAAGTACTACCTCGTGTACGGCGGCTGGCGGCACTGCAACATCGCGCGGCTCAAGGACGATTTCACGGGCTTCGTACCCGCTGTCAACGGCACGGTTTTCAAGTCCATTACGCCCCAGGGCTACGTGGAGGGGCCGATGATGTTCCGCCGCCAAGGCAAGTATTATTTCATGTGGAGCGAGGGCGACTGGATGGGGGCCGACTACTCGGTAGCCTACGCCGTGGGTGATTCTCCCTTCGGGCCGTTCCGGCGGGTAGGTAAGGTGTTGCAGCAGGATTTGCGGGTGGGCACCGGCGCGGGCCACCACTCGGTGCTGAACGTGCCGGGCACCGACCGCTGGTACATCGTGTATCACCGCCACCCGCTCGGCGACAAAGAGGGTAACCACCGCGAGGTGTGCCTGGATGAAATGCACTTTGCGAAGAACGGCGATATTCTGCCCGTGAAAATGACCAATAAAGGCGTGCGCGCCGAGCTCCTTTCCAAGCTGACCACCAATCCGTAA
- a CDS encoding sugar MFS transporter: MAVPISAVPSRSAAGTDLSPTPRYGSALAAVTTLFFLWGFITSLNDILIPYLKAIFQLSYTQANLINLCFFGAYFLMSVPAGSLVARVGYKRGMLLGFVVAALGAFLFYPAAEQRAYGLFLGALFVLASGITLLQVAANPYVAILGPPRSASARLSLTQAFNSFGTALAPVLGSLFLLSSLPALTDATTAASIDVRAVQVPYLFIGGILLLISLLLSRVNLPQIEPAEDDTTATTRASAWQYRHLLLGVLGIFMYVGAEVAIGSHLVSYISMDSVMLNLLSYVQKMIASVGLQKLIILQNKQSAAGIMVFFYWFGAMVGRFAGVYLLNKFSPGKLLAFTALGAILLIGISVGTTGSVAMWTLLAVGLMNSIMYPTIFTLAVAGLGRHTEQASGLLCTAIVGGALVPLLFGAVADGPGLRWALALPVVCYAYVAWYGTRGSQPVGALVTPPVTLV; the protein is encoded by the coding sequence ATGGCCGTTCCTATTTCCGCCGTTCCGTCCCGGTCTGCCGCCGGTACGGACCTCTCCCCTACCCCCCGCTACGGCTCGGCCCTGGCCGCCGTTACCACCCTGTTTTTTCTGTGGGGCTTTATCACGTCGCTGAATGACATCCTCATTCCGTACCTGAAAGCCATTTTTCAGCTCAGCTACACCCAGGCCAACCTGATTAACCTGTGCTTTTTCGGGGCGTATTTTCTGATGAGCGTTCCGGCGGGCAGCCTGGTGGCGCGCGTGGGCTACAAGCGCGGCATGCTGCTGGGCTTCGTGGTGGCGGCCCTCGGGGCTTTCCTGTTTTACCCCGCCGCCGAGCAGCGCGCCTACGGGCTGTTTCTGGGGGCGCTGTTTGTGCTGGCTTCGGGTATTACGCTGCTGCAAGTGGCGGCTAATCCTTACGTGGCTATTCTGGGGCCGCCGCGGTCAGCCTCGGCGCGGCTTTCGCTCACGCAGGCTTTCAACTCGTTTGGGACTGCGCTGGCACCGGTGCTGGGCAGCTTATTTTTGCTAAGCAGCCTGCCCGCGCTGACAGATGCTACTACGGCCGCCAGCATTGACGTGCGGGCCGTGCAGGTGCCCTACCTATTTATCGGCGGCATATTGCTGCTTATTAGCTTATTGCTGAGCCGGGTAAACCTGCCACAGATAGAGCCTGCCGAGGACGACACTACCGCTACTACCCGTGCTAGCGCTTGGCAATATCGCCACCTGCTGCTAGGCGTACTAGGCATTTTCATGTACGTGGGAGCTGAGGTAGCCATTGGCTCGCACCTAGTTAGTTATATTAGTATGGATAGTGTCATGCTGAACCTACTTTCTTACGTCCAAAAGATGATAGCGAGTGTTGGTCTGCAAAAACTTATTATTCTGCAAAACAAGCAATCTGCTGCCGGAATAATGGTATTCTTCTATTGGTTTGGCGCAATGGTGGGCCGCTTCGCCGGGGTGTATTTGCTAAATAAATTTTCTCCCGGTAAGCTACTAGCTTTCACTGCGTTGGGCGCAATACTACTCATCGGCATCTCGGTGGGCACGACCGGCTCGGTAGCCATGTGGACGCTGCTGGCGGTGGGCCTGATGAACTCGATTATGTACCCCACCATTTTCACGCTGGCGGTGGCCGGGCTGGGCCGCCACACCGAGCAGGCGTCGGGGCTGCTGTGCACGGCCATTGTGGGCGGGGCGCTGGTACCGCTGCTCTTCGGGGCGGTGGCCGACGGGCCGGGCCTGCGCTGGGCGCTGGCGCTACCCGTGGTTTGCTACGCCTACGTGGCCTGGTACGGCACGCGCGGCAGCCAGCCGGTAGGAGCGCTCGTGACGCCGCCCGTAACGCTGGTGTAA
- a CDS encoding sialate O-acetylesterase, with protein sequence MRILFLLPLAAPLALAAPAAQATVRLPALVGSHMVLQRDRPVPVWGWAAPGEAVSVTFRGQAYPASAPDASGRWQATLPPTPAGGPYELVVKGQNTLELTDVLVGDVWLASGQSNMQFKVKDSYPGGYQPVQDADQEIAAANWPRIRFFTVNQAAAYRPQAEAAGTGWQVCSPATVAGFSAVAYFFSRGLYQQYQVPVGVVVSNWGGTPAEAWVSAEGLRELPEFGARLAAFAAKTTSLSDDQHAYDTQRRERLDNSRRYDKGYLLGGQTWAAPDFDARAWPTMPLPGPWETQPGLATYDGVVWFRKEIDLSARLAGQPLTLTLGKVEDADSTYFNGVKVGSGHDRDQPRSYVVPAGLVRAGRNVIVVRVLDRGGSGGIGGEPAQLALSGAGQTLPLAGPWQYQVGLPPQDQPVPPVPGGAQMAPATLYNAMIAPLQPFAFKGVIWYQGETNVERAAQYRTLFPALITDWRQHWGSELPFLFVQLANFQAALPQPAESDWAELREAQAGALRLPRTGMATAIDIGNPDDIHPHNKQEVGRRLVLAARHVAYGDNQLTYSGPTYASMTVVGAAVRLKFTHLGTGLDVKGPTLHGFAVAGADHQFHWATARIVGKEVEVQSPEVPRPVAVRYDWASNPDGNLANRAGLPAPPFRTDTWPGITEGKK encoded by the coding sequence ATGCGTATTCTTTTCTTGCTCCCGCTGGCCGCGCCGCTGGCTTTGGCCGCGCCGGCCGCCCAGGCCACCGTGCGCCTGCCCGCGCTGGTGGGCAGCCACATGGTGCTGCAGCGCGACCGCCCGGTGCCCGTGTGGGGCTGGGCCGCGCCCGGCGAGGCCGTTAGCGTCACGTTTCGGGGCCAGGCCTACCCCGCCTCGGCCCCCGATGCCAGCGGCCGCTGGCAGGCCACGCTGCCGCCTACCCCCGCCGGCGGCCCCTACGAGCTGGTGGTGAAGGGCCAGAATACCCTTGAGCTGACCGACGTGCTGGTGGGCGACGTGTGGCTGGCCTCGGGGCAGTCCAATATGCAGTTTAAGGTGAAGGACTCGTATCCGGGGGGCTACCAGCCGGTGCAGGATGCCGACCAGGAAATAGCGGCCGCCAACTGGCCCCGCATCCGGTTCTTTACCGTCAATCAGGCCGCGGCCTATCGGCCCCAGGCCGAGGCGGCGGGTACTGGCTGGCAGGTGTGCAGCCCCGCCACGGTAGCCGGATTTTCGGCGGTGGCGTACTTTTTTAGCCGCGGCTTGTACCAGCAGTACCAGGTGCCGGTGGGCGTGGTGGTGAGCAACTGGGGCGGCACCCCTGCCGAAGCCTGGGTGAGCGCCGAGGGCCTGCGCGAGCTGCCCGAGTTTGGGGCGCGGCTGGCCGCTTTTGCCGCCAAAACCACCAGCCTGAGCGACGACCAGCACGCCTACGACACCCAGCGCCGCGAGCGGCTGGACAACAGCCGCCGCTACGATAAAGGCTACCTGCTTGGCGGTCAGACCTGGGCCGCGCCCGACTTCGATGCCCGCGCCTGGCCCACCATGCCGCTGCCCGGCCCCTGGGAAACCCAGCCCGGCTTGGCGACCTACGACGGCGTAGTGTGGTTTCGGAAGGAAATTGACCTGTCCGCCCGCTTGGCTGGGCAGCCGCTCACGTTGACGCTGGGCAAGGTAGAAGATGCCGACAGCACGTATTTCAACGGCGTGAAGGTGGGTAGCGGCCACGACCGCGACCAGCCGCGCAGCTACGTGGTGCCGGCCGGGCTGGTGCGCGCCGGCCGCAACGTTATTGTGGTGCGGGTGCTGGATAGGGGGGGTAGTGGCGGTATCGGGGGCGAGCCCGCGCAGTTGGCTTTGAGCGGCGCGGGCCAGACGCTGCCGCTGGCCGGCCCCTGGCAGTACCAGGTGGGCCTACCCCCCCAGGACCAGCCGGTGCCGCCCGTGCCCGGCGGGGCGCAGATGGCCCCGGCCACGCTCTACAACGCCATGATAGCGCCGCTCCAGCCCTTTGCCTTCAAGGGCGTTATCTGGTACCAGGGCGAAACTAACGTGGAGCGGGCCGCACAGTACCGCACCCTGTTTCCGGCGCTCATCACCGATTGGCGGCAGCATTGGGGCAGCGAGTTGCCCTTCCTGTTCGTGCAGCTGGCTAATTTTCAGGCTGCCCTACCCCAGCCCGCCGAGTCGGACTGGGCCGAGCTGCGCGAGGCGCAGGCCGGGGCGCTCCGGCTGCCCCGTACGGGCATGGCCACAGCCATCGACATCGGTAATCCCGATGACATTCATCCCCACAACAAACAGGAGGTAGGCCGCCGCCTGGTCCTGGCCGCCCGCCACGTCGCCTACGGCGATAACCAGCTGACGTACAGCGGCCCCACCTACGCCAGCATGACGGTGGTCGGCGCGGCCGTGCGCCTGAAATTTACGCATCTTGGCACGGGACTAGATGTGAAAGGCCCAACGCTGCACGGCTTCGCCGTGGCCGGGGCCGACCATCAGTTTCACTGGGCCACGGCCCGCATAGTGGGCAAAGAAGTGGAGGTGCAGAGCCCCGAAGTGCCCCGCCCCGTGGCCGTGCGCTACGACTGGGCCAGCAACCCCGACGGCAACCTCGCCAACCGCGCCGGCCTGCCCGCCCCGCCCTTCCGCACCGATACCTGGCCGGGTATCACGGAAGGCAAGAAGTAG
- a CDS encoding phosphatase PAP2 family protein → MLATPPDATRPARRTAATWLVPAFTLAYALLSYRLLGFHSEQLVLVVLVNGCYFASGVTRRLITGYSIFLVYWVLYDYMKVLPNYAFRAVDVAPLYFTEKSLFGISYHGQVLTPNEFWLLHKSALLDVVAGAFYLCWIPVPILFAGYLYFTRRGLFLEFALTFLLANLFGFVLYYLHPAAPPWYVQQYGLRFQPLTVGSTAGLAGFDKYFGISLFEALYKKNSNVFAAMPSMHSAYPVLVLYYAIKSRLGWFNLFFVTVMLGIWFAAVYNSHHYVLDVLAGITTALTSIFLFQLLLAKSALFQRFIAAYLRAITLPEKPSQVIARSDTGFAPARR, encoded by the coding sequence ATGCTTGCTACCCCCCCCGACGCGACCCGCCCCGCCCGTCGCACCGCTGCTACCTGGCTCGTGCCGGCCTTTACGCTGGCCTACGCGCTGCTTTCCTACCGGCTGCTGGGCTTCCACTCCGAGCAGTTGGTACTGGTAGTGCTGGTCAATGGCTGCTACTTCGCGTCCGGCGTCACGCGGCGGCTCATCACCGGGTATTCCATCTTCCTGGTTTATTGGGTCTTGTACGATTACATGAAGGTGCTTCCCAATTACGCCTTCCGGGCGGTGGACGTGGCCCCGCTTTATTTCACGGAGAAAAGCCTGTTCGGAATTTCCTACCACGGCCAGGTCCTGACACCCAACGAGTTCTGGCTCTTACACAAGTCTGCGCTGCTCGACGTGGTGGCCGGGGCCTTCTACCTCTGCTGGATACCCGTGCCGATACTCTTCGCGGGCTATTTGTATTTTACCCGGCGCGGACTGTTTCTGGAGTTTGCCCTGACTTTCTTGCTGGCCAATCTGTTCGGGTTCGTCCTTTATTACCTGCACCCGGCCGCGCCGCCGTGGTACGTGCAGCAGTATGGCCTGCGGTTTCAGCCCCTCACGGTGGGCAGCACGGCTGGCCTGGCCGGCTTCGATAAGTACTTCGGCATCAGCTTATTTGAGGCGCTCTATAAGAAGAATTCCAACGTTTTCGCGGCCATGCCCTCCATGCATTCGGCCTACCCGGTACTGGTGCTGTACTACGCCATCAAGAGCCGCCTGGGCTGGTTCAACCTGTTTTTTGTGACCGTAATGCTGGGCATCTGGTTCGCGGCCGTCTACAACAGCCACCACTACGTGCTGGATGTGCTGGCCGGCATTACCACGGCGCTGACGAGTATCTTCCTCTTTCAGCTGCTGCTGGCTAAAAGCGCCCTGTTCCAGCGGTTTATAGCGGCTTACCTACGGGCTATAACACTCCCAGAGAAGCCTAGTCAGGTTATAGCGCGGTCGGATACGGGGTTTGCCCCCGCCCGGCGTTGA
- a CDS encoding DUF4833 domain-containing protein: MTFDALRTALQGGIYKIINPFVRLLIRLGFTPNAVTLTGFGLNVGVAVLFIVGGEEGNRGDLRYVGWGGALILFAGLFDMLDGQVARLGNMKSTYGALFDSVLDRYSELFTFMGICYYLVAHHYLLGSLCAFIALIGSMMVSYTRARAEGLGVECKGGLMQRPERVVLLGVSALACGVSSAWLGGDYKLFVPGIPFHVFETMSILTFPIAVLALLANITAVARLRQAKQALHAREAAAAVSLPPSQAAAALLIGLLCSSLALEAAPQQPQPMLTFPVPSGIAHQLFYLQRDPNTNTVVYQLNVNEAGQLNEDEPINIFWLRYQEQGQRKPLNFIQRHFAYGFTSKKLAPNKYELKFAAYGKIPLYLMKSGSDNTFHVFVTVANTQIQLERVYLRIEGGTFWVPNVRYIELQGLNTATHAPVSKRLTV, translated from the coding sequence ATGACATTCGATGCCCTCCGCACCGCGCTGCAAGGCGGTATCTATAAGATTATCAATCCGTTTGTGCGGCTGCTGATTCGGCTGGGCTTCACACCCAACGCGGTGACGCTTACCGGCTTTGGGCTGAATGTGGGGGTAGCAGTGCTGTTTATCGTGGGTGGCGAGGAGGGCAACCGCGGCGACCTGCGCTACGTGGGTTGGGGCGGCGCACTCATCCTGTTCGCGGGCTTGTTCGATATGCTCGATGGGCAGGTGGCACGGCTCGGCAACATGAAAAGCACGTACGGCGCGCTGTTCGACTCGGTACTGGACCGGTATAGCGAGCTATTTACCTTCATGGGTATCTGCTACTACCTGGTGGCGCATCACTACTTGCTGGGCTCGCTGTGCGCGTTCATTGCCCTCATCGGCTCGATGATGGTGAGCTACACCCGCGCCCGCGCCGAAGGCCTGGGCGTGGAGTGCAAGGGCGGCCTGATGCAGCGCCCCGAGCGGGTTGTTTTGCTGGGTGTGAGCGCGTTGGCCTGCGGCGTTAGCTCGGCCTGGCTGGGCGGCGACTACAAGCTGTTCGTGCCGGGCATCCCGTTTCACGTGTTTGAAACGATGTCGATTCTGACATTTCCGATTGCGGTGCTGGCCCTGCTGGCCAACATCACGGCCGTAGCGCGCCTGCGCCAGGCCAAGCAAGCGCTACACGCACGGGAAGCCGCGGCGGCCGTATCCCTACCCCCCTCCCAGGCGGCGGCGGCACTACTTATTGGCTTGCTGTGCAGCAGCTTAGCGCTGGAAGCGGCTCCGCAGCAGCCGCAGCCCATGCTCACGTTTCCGGTGCCCAGCGGCATTGCGCACCAGCTCTTTTATTTGCAGCGCGACCCCAATACCAACACGGTGGTTTACCAGCTGAATGTGAACGAGGCCGGGCAGCTAAACGAGGACGAGCCCATCAACATTTTCTGGCTGCGCTACCAGGAGCAGGGCCAGCGCAAGCCGCTGAATTTTATTCAGCGCCACTTTGCCTACGGTTTTACTTCCAAGAAGTTAGCTCCAAATAAATACGAGCTTAAATTTGCCGCCTATGGCAAAATACCGCTCTACCTCATGAAGTCCGGCTCCGACAACACCTTTCACGTGTTCGTGACCGTGGCCAACACCCAGATTCAGCTGGAGCGCGTGTACCTGCGCATCGAGGGTGGCACGTTCTGGGTACCCAATGTCCGCTACATTGAGCTGCAAGGGCTGAATACCGCCACCCACGCGCCCGTGTCCAAGCGCCTGACCGTGTAG
- a CDS encoding DUF5686 and carboxypeptidase-like regulatory domain-containing protein — MIRRWHSDLWGPVGLLGLLLLLAGPILAQTTTVRGVVTDARTKEKLPFVSVAVPQTTIGVNTDEQGRFTLQVPAQYNTLIFTYLGYRPVTRTFVPGAPVELSVQLATTSAQLNEVVIKGIKPPRYKNKDNPAVELIRQIIAHRAENQPESYPYVEYEKYEKMAFSFSNLSEKFKNKKIFRNYQFLFKQQDSTAVGGVNILPVYLEEKLAREYYRKDPPALKTVVLGSKQVQFDKHFIDNDGLSTYFNRMYQDINIYDNNVSLLGNQLLSPIANGGPTFYQYYITDTLKEHVPQLIELSFGPRNRGDLLFTGKLYVTMDGNYAVQRAELGVDKRINLNLVKNFSASLEFALNPDRRYHLRKSVLDIEFGLTQKGSGFFGERTVIYEKYRIGQPEPDSLYAGPAVVVADSSAGRGLAYWQRNRPDSLTLTERTIYKNIDTLQTIKSFQRTLTLATFLFSGYKAFGPIDVGPSNTFYSFNPVEGFRLRVGGRTTPDFSKRIYFETYGAYGFKDEKWKYFFSSTYSLNNKSIYTFPQNFIRASFQRDTKIPGQELQFVQEDNFLLSFKRGLNDKYLYNDIARLDYLHEFNNHFSYALGFKNWLQSPAGGLYFRNYVGGEEHVISGLRTTELGLTLRWAPREKFYQGKLYRTPIISPAPIYTLVLNAGFKGVLGGEYTYQNLVFNFSKRFYFSQLGHTDVTFEAGNLFGQVPFPLLDIHRANQTFSYQLQSYNLMNFLEFSSDHYASLFLDHNFNGFIFNKLPLLRRLKLREVASLKLLYGGLRDQNNPALHPELFEFLRADLGRGQPIAFSLGSQPYAEASVGLANIFKLFRVDLVRRLTYLDNPNVAEWGIRGRFKFDF, encoded by the coding sequence ATGATAAGGCGTTGGCATAGTGACCTTTGGGGGCCGGTGGGGCTGCTCGGGCTATTGCTGCTGCTGGCGGGACCAATCCTGGCCCAGACGACTACCGTGCGGGGAGTAGTGACCGATGCCCGGACGAAAGAGAAGCTACCCTTCGTGAGCGTGGCCGTGCCGCAAACTACCATTGGGGTTAATACTGACGAGCAAGGGCGCTTCACGCTGCAAGTGCCGGCGCAGTACAACACCCTGATTTTTACCTACCTGGGCTACCGGCCGGTGACGCGCACCTTCGTGCCCGGCGCACCGGTAGAATTGAGCGTGCAGCTGGCGACCACCTCGGCGCAGCTCAACGAGGTGGTTATCAAGGGTATCAAGCCGCCGCGCTACAAGAACAAGGATAACCCCGCCGTGGAGCTTATCCGGCAGATTATTGCCCACCGCGCCGAAAACCAGCCCGAGAGCTACCCCTACGTAGAATATGAGAAATACGAGAAGATGGCCTTCTCCTTCAGCAACTTATCCGAGAAATTTAAGAATAAGAAGATATTTCGCAACTACCAGTTCCTGTTCAAGCAGCAGGACTCAACGGCGGTGGGCGGGGTGAACATTTTGCCGGTGTACCTGGAAGAAAAGCTGGCGCGGGAGTACTACCGCAAGGACCCACCCGCGCTCAAAACCGTGGTGCTGGGTAGCAAGCAGGTGCAATTCGACAAGCATTTTATTGATAATGATGGCCTGAGCACCTACTTCAACCGGATGTATCAGGACATCAACATCTACGATAATAACGTGAGCCTGCTCGGCAACCAGCTGCTGAGCCCGATTGCCAACGGCGGCCCCACGTTTTACCAGTACTACATCACCGACACGCTCAAGGAGCATGTGCCGCAACTCATCGAGCTGAGCTTTGGGCCGCGTAACCGCGGCGATTTGCTCTTCACAGGCAAGCTCTACGTGACAATGGATGGCAACTACGCCGTGCAGCGCGCCGAGTTGGGGGTAGATAAGCGCATCAACCTCAACCTGGTAAAGAACTTCAGTGCCAGCCTGGAGTTTGCCCTGAACCCCGACCGGCGCTACCACCTGCGCAAGAGCGTGCTCGACATTGAGTTTGGCCTGACGCAGAAGGGCTCCGGCTTTTTTGGCGAGCGCACGGTCATCTATGAGAAGTACCGCATTGGGCAGCCTGAGCCGGATAGCCTCTACGCCGGCCCGGCGGTGGTGGTGGCCGATAGTAGCGCCGGCCGCGGCCTGGCCTACTGGCAGCGCAACCGGCCCGATAGCCTGACGCTGACCGAGCGCACGATTTACAAAAACATCGATACCCTCCAGACTATCAAGTCGTTTCAGCGCACGCTCACGCTGGCTACGTTCCTGTTTTCGGGCTATAAGGCGTTCGGGCCGATTGACGTGGGGCCGTCCAATACTTTTTACAGCTTCAACCCGGTGGAGGGCTTCCGGCTGCGGGTGGGGGGTAGGACGACACCGGACTTCAGCAAGCGCATTTATTTCGAAACCTACGGGGCCTACGGCTTTAAAGACGAGAAGTGGAAGTACTTCTTCAGCTCGACGTATTCGCTTAATAATAAGTCGATTTACACGTTTCCGCAGAACTTTATCCGAGCTAGTTTTCAGCGCGACACCAAGATTCCGGGGCAGGAGCTGCAATTCGTGCAGGAGGATAACTTCCTGCTTTCCTTCAAGCGCGGGCTGAATGACAAGTATTTGTACAACGATATTGCGCGCCTCGATTACCTGCACGAGTTCAACAACCATTTTTCCTACGCGCTGGGCTTCAAAAACTGGCTGCAAAGCCCGGCTGGCGGCCTGTATTTTCGCAACTACGTGGGTGGGGAGGAGCACGTGATTAGTGGCCTGCGCACCACCGAGCTGGGCCTGACGCTACGCTGGGCCCCGCGCGAGAAATTTTACCAGGGCAAGCTTTACCGCACGCCCATTATCAGCCCCGCGCCCATTTATACCCTCGTTCTCAACGCGGGTTTTAAGGGTGTGCTGGGCGGCGAGTATACGTATCAAAACCTGGTTTTCAACTTCAGCAAGCGGTTTTACTTCTCGCAGCTAGGCCACACCGACGTGACGTTTGAAGCAGGTAACCTGTTCGGGCAGGTGCCGTTTCCATTGCTCGACATTCACCGCGCCAACCAAACGTTTTCGTACCAGCTCCAGTCGTACAACCTGATGAACTTTCTGGAGTTTTCGAGCGACCACTACGCCAGCCTGTTCCTGGACCATAATTTCAACGGCTTCATCTTCAATAAGCTACCCCTGCTGCGGCGGCTCAAGCTGCGCGAAGTAGCCTCCCTGAAGCTGCTCTACGGTGGCCTGCGCGACCAGAACAACCCCGCCCTGCACCCCGAGCTATTCGAGTTCCTGCGCGCCGACCTGGGCCGGGGCCAGCCCATCGCGTTCTCGCTGGGCAGCCAGCCCTACGCCGAGGCCAGCGTAGGTTTGGCTAATATTTTTAAGCTGTTTCGGGTGGACCTGGTGCGCCGCCTCACGTACCTGGACAACCCCAACGTGGCGGAGTGGGGCATCCGGGGCCGGTTTAAGTTTGATTTTTAA